The following coding sequences lie in one Candidatus Bathyarchaeia archaeon genomic window:
- a CDS encoding ABC transporter ATP-binding protein: MEPRFKGKDEGETILEVRNLIVEFKLPRGILRAVDDVSLDVYRGEVLGLAGESGCGKSVFSRAIIRQVDPNGYIKSGKVFFRRKDGSMVDIMSLSEEELRNFRWKNISIVFQGAISSFNPVMRIKEHFLDTVLDHEERVDKEELLSKASGLLKNVLLDPNRVLRLFQHEMSGGMKQRSLIALSLILDPDLVILDEPTSALDVLTQAYILDILKDLHKETSLTMLFITHDLPVLAEIADRIAVMYLGKIVEIADVWKIFYEPKHPYTQGLLKSIPSVTGSLEGLRPLSKGVPDPMNPPPGCKFHTRCQYAMDICKKVVPSLLNLGNGHLVACHLYSK, translated from the coding sequence ATGGAGCCTAGGTTTAAGGGGAAGGATGAAGGCGAAACTATACTTGAAGTTAGAAATCTAATTGTTGAATTTAAGCTTCCACGAGGAATACTTAGAGCTGTAGACGATGTAAGTCTTGACGTGTACCGTGGTGAAGTTTTAGGGCTAGCTGGAGAGAGTGGATGCGGTAAGTCGGTTTTCTCTCGCGCGATAATAAGGCAAGTGGATCCAAATGGGTATATTAAAAGCGGGAAGGTGTTTTTCAGGAGAAAAGATGGAAGCATGGTAGATATAATGTCCTTATCCGAGGAAGAACTGCGTAACTTCAGGTGGAAGAACATATCAATTGTTTTTCAAGGAGCGATCTCGTCCTTTAACCCTGTGATGAGAATAAAGGAGCATTTCCTCGACACGGTGCTTGACCATGAGGAAAGGGTGGACAAAGAAGAATTGCTTTCTAAGGCTTCAGGTCTACTTAAAAACGTTCTTTTGGATCCAAACCGAGTTCTAAGACTATTTCAGCATGAGATGAGCGGTGGGATGAAGCAGAGGTCGCTGATCGCTTTGAGCCTAATACTTGATCCCGATCTTGTAATACTGGATGAGCCCACCTCAGCCCTTGACGTTTTAACACAAGCCTACATTCTTGACATACTTAAGGATCTTCATAAGGAGACTAGCTTGACGATGTTATTTATAACGCATGATTTACCGGTTTTAGCTGAAATAGCTGATAGAATCGCAGTAATGTATTTGGGCAAAATAGTTGAAATAGCGGACGTATGGAAGATATTCTATGAACCTAAGCATCCATACACGCAAGGCCTCTTAAAATCTATACCCTCAGTAACTGGAAGCCTAGAGGGTCTTAGACCTTTATCTAAGGGCGTCCCTGACCCAATGAACCCGCCGCCGGGATGCAAATTCCATACTCGATGCCAATATGCAATGGATATATGTAAGAAAGTGGTGCCGTCGCTCCTGAATTTAGGAAACGGGCATCTAGTTGCCTGCCACCTCTACAGCAAGTGA
- a CDS encoding GNAT family N-acetyltransferase: MIKKVIVKVRNVRTGDVDSFIKLYVESYRGLEEYAYIDEKDIKDYFGWLFRRDPKGFLVVELNEPVAFMACDANWFSHFEGEILGEIHELFVHPNYRGQGIGSILIGEATNYARKKDRNLMGLWVGVKNISAKEFYKKKGFIETITLGKWTRMMKII, translated from the coding sequence GTGATAAAAAAGGTTATTGTGAAAGTTAGGAATGTGAGAACGGGCGACGTCGATTCTTTTATTAAATTATACGTCGAGTCCTATAGGGGGCTTGAAGAGTACGCTTATATTGATGAGAAGGACATAAAAGATTATTTTGGATGGCTATTTAGGAGGGACCCCAAAGGTTTCCTTGTAGTTGAATTAAATGAGCCAGTCGCCTTTATGGCATGCGACGCAAATTGGTTCAGCCACTTTGAAGGAGAGATTCTAGGTGAAATTCATGAGCTCTTTGTTCATCCAAATTACAGGGGGCAGGGAATAGGAAGCATACTGATTGGTGAAGCAACTAACTATGCGAGGAAAAAGGATAGAAATTTAATGGGCTTATGGGTTGGAGTGAAAAATATATCTGCAAAAGAATTCTATAAGAAGAAAGGGTTTATTGAAACCATAACCCTCGGAAAATGGACGAGGATGATGAAAATAATCTAG
- a CDS encoding mechanosensitive ion channel family protein has translation MQRKLTLIMAALALTIALWYYLLGGSKMLAFFMSEQYAVRFISALILFAGLTIGYMLISLLIRSAMLRVGAKEGEVIMINNVIKAGLILAGIISILSDWFSLGALGSVFAAFGGMFLGWSLQAPITGIAGWLLISIIRPFSVGDRVQLPSYGLVGDVVAVTPLYTILNQVGGSVGSEEPVNRTILIPNAMLFGTLIINYTPKEQEKLIEMFRKRFSTGEAEPGPAYILDEFVLRITFDSDWDEAERILLNAAKEVTADIIKATGQEPYIRADVSDWYGVFMRLRFMTNATERPRIMYELTKRIIKAIQESDKVDIAIPYVYSMKRPFPIQAIEGSIGFTNIKGLNPKGDAETKA, from the coding sequence ATGCAGAGAAAGTTAACGTTGATAATGGCTGCTTTAGCTCTAACCATCGCTTTATGGTACTACTTGCTTGGTGGATCAAAAATGCTCGCTTTCTTCATGAGTGAACAGTATGCAGTAAGATTCATCTCAGCTCTTATCTTATTTGCAGGGCTCACAATAGGCTACATGCTCATCTCGTTGCTGATAAGATCGGCGATGTTGAGGGTCGGCGCTAAAGAGGGCGAAGTAATAATGATTAATAATGTCATTAAGGCAGGCTTAATTCTAGCTGGAATAATATCCATTTTAAGCGACTGGTTTTCGCTTGGAGCTTTAGGCTCGGTATTCGCAGCTTTTGGAGGGATGTTTCTGGGATGGTCTCTGCAAGCACCTATAACGGGTATAGCTGGTTGGTTACTGATATCGATCATTAGGCCCTTCAGCGTTGGCGATAGAGTTCAATTACCATCCTATGGCTTAGTCGGCGATGTTGTCGCCGTCACCCCACTGTACACAATACTAAATCAGGTGGGCGGCTCTGTTGGAAGCGAGGAACCAGTAAACAGAACAATCCTAATACCAAACGCGATGCTTTTCGGCACATTAATCATTAACTATACGCCTAAAGAGCAGGAAAAGCTCATCGAAATGTTCAGAAAGAGGTTTAGTACGGGTGAAGCCGAGCCTGGCCCGGCTTATATACTTGACGAGTTCGTTCTAAGAATAACATTTGACTCTGACTGGGATGAAGCCGAGAGAATCCTATTAAACGCGGCCAAAGAGGTCACGGCGGATATTATAAAGGCAACTGGGCAGGAGCCATATATTCGTGCAGATGTATCTGACTGGTATGGTGTATTTATGAGACTTAGGTTCATGACTAATGCGACGGAAAGACCGCGTATAATGTATGAGTTAACAAAAAGAATAATTAAGGCGATACAGGAAAGCGATAAAGTCGATATAGCAATACCATACGTATACTCTATGAAGAGACCTTTCCCGATACAAGCAATAGAAGGCTCCATCGGGTTCACCAATATAAAGGGGTTAAACCCAAAAGGTGACGCTGAAACGAAAGCCTAG
- a CDS encoding translation elongation factor-like protein, with amino-acid sequence MSEPELKEVGKVTHYFTKIGVAVISLTDTLSVGDRILIRGTTTNFEQTVESMQIEHKNVNVAYSGQSVGLKVSQRVREGDKVYKIL; translated from the coding sequence ATGTCTGAGCCGGAGTTAAAAGAGGTCGGTAAAGTAACCCACTACTTCACAAAGATAGGTGTTGCAGTAATCAGTTTAACCGATACCCTATCAGTCGGTGATAGAATCCTCATAAGGGGCACAACGACAAATTTTGAGCAAACAGTTGAATCAATGCAAATAGAACATAAAAATGTAAATGTCGCGTATAGCGGGCAGAGCGTAGGGCTTAAAGTTAGCCAAAGAGTTAGGGAAGGCGATAAAGTCTACAAGATCCTTTAA
- the gatD gene encoding Glu-tRNA(Gln) amidotransferase subunit GatD, whose amino-acid sequence MGERLTGYRGLALKILLEAGAEIGDLIRVIRENDIFEGILIPRSEYSDDRHIVIKIKSGYNIGVEVTPTTKVEKIAAETKPAFIPPPLPEQKIGLPRVTILSTGGTIASRVDYRTGAVRPVISASDLYSIVPELSEIALIDAEILFSTFSEDLTPKHWSAMAEAVARHIAKGVQGVVITHGTDTMGYSAAALSFALQNLPVPVILVGAQRSEDRPSSDAAINLIGAVLAASKAPFAEVAVAMHETPSDETVVLHRGTKVRKCHTSRRDAFKTINAKPLARIIDNNIHMLIDGYRPRDLGRSLILKPSFDERVALIKFYPGMDPKIIDWYVSEGYKGIILEGTGLGHVRRECFPAIKSAIEDGVIVAMASQCIWGRVNMNVYSNGRDLLAIGVIPLADMLAETALVKMMWCLAQTKDLDEAKKLMLTNIANEFSERTVEPVEYSRV is encoded by the coding sequence ATGGGCGAGAGGCTTACGGGGTATAGAGGGTTAGCTCTAAAGATTCTGCTTGAAGCTGGGGCTGAAATTGGGGACTTGATACGCGTAATTAGGGAGAATGATATCTTCGAAGGCATTTTGATCCCTAGATCAGAGTACAGCGATGACCGCCATATCGTGATAAAAATTAAGTCTGGCTATAATATTGGGGTTGAAGTTACGCCGACAACTAAAGTGGAGAAGATTGCTGCGGAGACAAAGCCAGCATTTATTCCTCCTCCGCTCCCAGAGCAGAAAATAGGCTTGCCGAGAGTCACTATTTTAAGCACCGGTGGAACAATAGCCAGCCGCGTTGACTATAGGACTGGAGCTGTTAGGCCAGTTATCTCAGCAAGCGATCTTTACAGCATTGTTCCAGAGCTATCGGAAATAGCTCTCATAGATGCGGAAATCCTTTTCAGCACCTTCAGCGAGGATTTAACTCCAAAGCATTGGTCAGCTATGGCTGAGGCTGTTGCCAGACATATCGCTAAAGGTGTTCAGGGCGTTGTTATAACGCATGGAACCGACACTATGGGTTATTCGGCTGCTGCTCTAAGCTTCGCCTTACAGAATCTTCCAGTTCCAGTCATATTAGTGGGTGCTCAGAGGTCTGAAGATAGGCCGAGCTCTGATGCAGCCATTAATCTTATAGGTGCGGTTTTAGCCGCTTCCAAAGCGCCATTTGCTGAGGTAGCTGTGGCGATGCATGAAACGCCATCAGATGAAACAGTGGTGTTACATAGAGGGACAAAGGTGAGAAAGTGTCATACCAGTCGCAGGGATGCCTTTAAAACAATAAATGCTAAGCCTCTAGCCAGAATCATCGACAATAATATTCATATGCTTATAGATGGTTACCGGCCTAGAGATCTAGGCCGCAGCCTCATATTAAAGCCGAGCTTTGATGAAAGGGTTGCATTAATAAAGTTTTATCCGGGCATGGATCCCAAAATCATAGATTGGTATGTTTCAGAAGGCTATAAGGGAATAATTCTTGAAGGGACGGGGTTAGGGCATGTTAGAAGAGAATGTTTTCCAGCAATTAAGAGCGCCATTGAGGATGGGGTAATCGTCGCTATGGCGTCGCAATGCATATGGGGGCGAGTGAACATGAATGTTTATTCTAACGGCAGAGATCTTTTGGCTATAGGGGTGATCCCGCTAGCAGATATGCTTGCTGAAACCGCTCTAGTTAAGATGATGTGGTGTCTAGCGCAGACAAAAGACTTGGACGAAGCGAAAAAACTTATGTTAACAAATATTGCAAATGAGTTTTCTGAGAGAACCGTGGAACCCGTAGAATATTCAAGAGTTTAG